The following proteins are encoded in a genomic region of Procambarus clarkii isolate CNS0578487 chromosome 23, FALCON_Pclarkii_2.0, whole genome shotgun sequence:
- the LOC138367875 gene encoding uncharacterized protein codes for MDKVQAFVESGKPEDLEGCTRDQLKQIAEKCGIRLKASKVAGMKDEILRQLRARSEAAEQGAQEGAESRKEDDGQDDVRSQGSSRSSKSSRSSRSSRNRSLERFQLELQIQQQREERQFQLEKMKLELQMKNETEKEKEKTRLEVEKEKTRLEVEKEKTRLEVEKERTKQMQIEANRTLAEQRIEHGLPESTTQVSHPPDVRVREKDIPLFVPEEAESFFEHFEKVASIKEWPQEEWAQLVQLRLTGAAREAYTQLSLEECQDYATVKSSILRSFQLTPEAYRKRFREMSKVGACTFAETARDLERRFQKWIEAAGVGSYADLKQLMVMEKFLEMMHPETKFKIQEAGIMEVKDAADRADMITEAYKSLRENRVRSEARRSNCRSNGVWGGRNYERPRRVWGEKNFDKWVDKSKYPKTQKSRSRTSSESEDGGAKRETDRYPGNQESSKAPQSTSSTSGPRKSNTSGQSQSYSGTYRRDFSQMRCYNCNGLGHVMRDCRQGKRVVTLAMCDPRGKYTNVFEDKPQRANLVNERYRPFMSKGWIRIGGQPEVEVGILRDTGANQSLITRSLIGNDRRLAGRSKMRVYGLLSESDMPVCTVQLRSEYVSAEVMLGVCPDIPIPGVQVILGNDLCGTKVLPRVIAETVPEESPEGHGTGGTPESVNLTDIRGDESGDRQAIEYPVSVVTKAEMADEVDTGEGETVSIQPVEDIDVDIAWLFDEGPAQENEVSVRSKVKMTQPKKNTVKRADLSRAQTAEIKSRKVNATVLSMNEERCGHTEDGSRASRCPRAQRHRDSGVKLFEMSGVDMFHRKRGEKIMKKSNSRENERRRDSMCGEMLTSTLGEVERHVWSSAVGCSIVPEETFRERRRVEGEEMELHRGKKCGERKMIQAWRNRGKPRTRWKSNRMRSWTNEETKGRIVGEDEGVKYDDRRRKYNGSRWKCEDDRGGTDSRCLTLDEERRRRGNGGWKQ; via the coding sequence atggataaggtgcaagcatttgtggagtcaggcaagcctgaggatttagaaggttgcacgagggatcaattgaaacaaatagcagaaaaatgtggcatcaggttgaaagcatctaaagtagctgggatgaaggatgagatcctgaggcagttgagagccagaagtgaagcggcagaacaaggagcccaggaaggagctgaaagtagaaaggaggatgatgggcaggatgacgtgagatcccagggatcgagtaggagcagcaagagtagccgcagtagcaggagtagccgaaataggagcttggagagattccagttagagctccagatccaacaacagcgtgaggagagacagttccagctggaaaagatgaaattggaactccagatgaagaatgaaaccgagaaggaaaaagagaaaaccaggctggaagtagaaaaagagaaaaccaggctggaagtagaaaaagagaaaaccaggttggaagtagaaaaagagagaacaaaacaaatgcagatagaagcgaatagaaccttggctgagcaaaggattgaacatgggttgccagagagcaccacccaggtatcacacccaccagatgttagggttagggagaaggacattcccttgtttgtgcccgaagaggcagagagcttcttcgagcattttgagaaagtagccagtatcaaggagtggccacaggaggaatgggcccagctggtccagttaagattgaccggtgcagccagggaggcatacacccaattgtcactggaagagtgccaggattacgccacagtaaagagcagcatattgcgctcgtttcagttaaccccagaagcttatagaaagcgcttcagagagatgagcaaagttggagcatgtacgtttgctgagacagcaagagatctggaaagacgattccagaagtggattgaggctgctggagttggatcttacgctgacctgaagcaactgatggtcatggaaaagttcttggagatgatgcatcccgaaacaaagttcaagatccaagaagcagggataatggaggtgaaagatgccgcagatagggcggatatgattactgaagcatacaagagcttaagggagaacagagtgagaagcgaggcgagacgcagcaattgcagatccaatggagtctggggaggaagaaattatgagaggcccagaagagtttggggtgagaaaaattttgataaatgggtagataaaagtaagtaccctaaaactcagaagagtaggtcgcgcacttcatctgaaagtgaggatggaggagcaaaacgagaaactgatcgttatccaggaaatcaagagtccagtaaagctccacagagtacgagtagtacgtctggcccgaggaagtccaatacgagtgggcagagtcagagctactctggtacatatagaagagacttttcccagatgagatgttacaattgtaacggattgggtcacgtgatgcgagattgtaggcagggcaagagagttgtgaccctggccatgtgtgacccccgaggtaaatatactaatgtgttcgaagacaaaccacagagagcgaacttagtgaacgagaggtataggccgttcatgagcaaaggttggatcagaataggaggccaacctgaggtagaagttggtatcttaagagataccggagctaatcagagcttgattacgagaagcctgattgggaatgatcgacggttagctggcaggagtaagatgagagtatatgggttattgtcggagagtgacatgcccgtttgtactgtccagctaaggtcggaatatgtgtcggcggaggtgatgttgggagtgtgccccgacatacctattccaggagtccaagtgatcctgggaaatgacttgtgcgggacaaaggtgttgccaagagtcatagcggagactgtgccagaggagagcccagaaggccacggcacgggtgggacacctgagagtgtgaacctgactgacatccgaggagatgagtcaggagaccgccaagccattgagtaccctgtctcggtagtgacgaaggcagagatgGCCGACGAggtagacactggagaaggtgagacagtgtcgattcagccggtggaagatatcgacgtagatatagcatggctgtttgatgaaggtccagcccaggaaaatgaagtctcggtgaggtcaaaagtgaagatgacccagccgaagaagaatactgtgaagagagcggacctgagtagagcccagactgctgaaattaagagtcggaaggtgaatgcaactgtgctgagtatgaatgaggaaagatgtggacatactgaggacgggagtagagcgtcacgttgtccacgagcacagaggcatagggatagtggagttaagttgtttgagatgtcaggagttgacatgtttcacagaaaacgtggagaaaagataatgaagaaaagtaatagccgagaaaatgaaaggagaagagacagtatgtgtggagagatgcttacgagcactctaggagaggtagagcgacatgtatggtcgagtgctgttggatgtagtatagtgcccgaagaaacttttagggaacgaagaagagtcgaaggagaagaaatggagttgcatAGAGGTAAAAAGTGTGgggagaggaagatgatacaagcatggaggaatagaggaaagccgaggactcggtggaagtcaaacaggatgaggtcttggacaaatgaggagacgaaagggaggatagttggtgaagacgagggagtgaagtatgatgacaggagacgaaagtataatggcagtagatggaagtgtgaagacgacagaggaggtacagacagcagatgtctgactctggacgaggagagaagaagacgaggaaacggagggtggaaacaataa